The Montipora capricornis isolate CH-2021 chromosome 6, ASM3666992v2, whole genome shotgun sequence genome has a window encoding:
- the LOC138053214 gene encoding uncharacterized protein, with protein MLSSHKALFIPPLGPLSFYNVTDEVRYGLASTFVIKCPFCGKSNQVKTSGQHRSGKCGPPAFDINTRVVLGCLHAGIGQTHINNVLSTLNVPTLNSVTFKLREREVGKAVESIAKSSCQNCLTMEKNEALQNGVKSDEGNLFPIPCSFDMGWQRRGKGHNSRTGQAAVMSLSSGKVLDYTTRTKSCRFCDWAKSTGKQPKAHDCRKNHVASSKAMEPDAAVELSNRGLTQGVKFSIYTGDDDSTTEAHIHQKVAYDVEKFSDIIHMKRSLTTRLYNLSQNAKFDNCSPLSQKVINHLVKCFSYAIAQNKGDSKGIQAALRCIVPHAFGDHCNCAVTWCGFKTDPASYKHKDLPYGKDLHGEKLQSALNNIFKDYCTDAVAEKLAPMTNSQRNETLNSVVGSKNPKIRFYGGSDSNDFRIACGIAQTNLRYSYVSKTFEALNIEPGNFCLKYGQKMTNQVHKDKIRKSSLDFKRGRANSHRQNRSQTARKEAREGKTYQTGIGLNLDLNRISTVTSSTLKEIESIVPEYTTRPLAKQFKYEESKVYNILIFDTETTTTGKSAELCQLSATDQSGMHQFSTYVLPEQDIDYFASRVNKLKIFNINGERRLFKDNKEVSTAPLQEAVLKFLSFISQSVDRAKSQTNKDIETVLLGHNSSIFDTPVLLRNSGTHFTERLQKMDICFADSLTLFKTLVRKKLPCLQNSDGTFPKPNQSSLYNFLFAT; from the coding sequence ATGCTTTCTTCACACAAAGCTCTTTTCATTCCACCTTTAGGACCACTTTCCTTTTACAATGTGACTGATGAAGTACGGTACGGTCTAGCCAGCACATTTGTGATAAAATGTCCATTTTGTGGTAAAAGCAACCAAGTCAAAACTTCTGGACAACACCGAAGTGGAAAATGTGGTCCACCTGCTTTTGACATAAACACACGAGTGGTACTTGGCTGCCTTCATGCCGGCATTGGCCAAACCCATATAAACAATGTGCTGTCCACTTTAAATGTCCCAACGTTAAATTCTGTAACTTTTAAACTGAGGGAAAGAGAGGTAGGGAAAGCTGTGGAAAGTATTGCAAAGAGTAGTTGtcaaaactgtttaacaatggAGAAAAATGAAGCACTGCAAAATGGAGTTAAAAGTGATGAGGGTAATCTCTTTCCAATACCCTGTTCCTTTGACATGGGATGGCAGAGACGTGGAAAGGGCCATAATTCGCGCACTGGACAAGCAGCAGTTATGAGCTTATCCTCTGGCAAAGTGTTGGACTATACAACAAGGACAAAAAGTTGTAGATTTTGTGATTGGGCAAAATCCACAGGAAAGCAACCTAAAGCCCATGACTGCCGAAAAAATCATGTAGCCTCATCAAAAGCTATGGAGCCTGATGCAGCAGTTGAATTGTCTAATAGAGGTCTAACTCAAGGTgtaaagttttcaatttacacagGTGATGATGACTCCACAACAGAGGCACACATACATCAAAAAGTTGCTtatgatgttgaaaaattcagtgACATAATTCACATGAAAAGATCACTTACCACTCGTTTATACAACCtcagtcaaaatgcaaaatttgacaaTTGTTCCCCTCTATCTCAAAAAGTGATCAATCATTTAGTGAAGTGCTTTTCATATGCTATTGCCCAAAATAAGGGTGATTCAAAAGGAATTCAGGCAGCACTTAGGTGCATCGTTCCCCATGCGTTTGGAGACCATTGTAACTGTGCGGTTACTTGGTGTGGGTTCAAAACTGACCCAGCCTCCTACAAGCATAAAGACCTGCCCTACGGAAAAGATCTACATGGGGAAAAGTTGCAGTCAGCTTTGAATAACATCTTCAAAGATTACTGCACTGATGCTGTAGCAGAGAAGCTTGCACCCATGACAAACTCCCAAAGGAATGAGACTCTTAACAGTGTTGTAGGatccaaaaatccaaaaataagatTCTATGGTGGCAGCGATAGTAACGATTTCCGTATAGCCTGTGGGATTGCTCAGACAAATTTACGCTACAGTTACGTAAGCAAAACCTTTGAAGCACTCAACATAGAGCCTGGTAACTTTTGCTTGAAATATGGGCAAAAAATGACTAATCAGGTTCATAAGGATAAAATCCGAAAATcgtctttggatttcaaacggGGAAGAGCTAATAGCCATAGGCAAAACCGCTCCCAAACAGCAAGAAAAGAAGCAAGAGAAGGGAAAACGTATCAAACAGGAATTGGACTGAATCTTGACCTAAACCGCATCTCAACAGTTACTTCAAGTACACTGAAAGAAATCGAAAGCATCGTTCCTGAATATACTACAAGACCACTGGCAAAGCAATTCAAATATGAAGAAAGCAAAGTTTACAATATCCTAATTTTTGACACTGAAACAACTACCACTGGAAAATCTGCTGAGCTCTGTCAACTCTCTGCTACAGATCAATCTGGCATGCATCAATTCTCAACTTATGTCTTGCCCGAACAAGACATCGATTACTTCGCTTCTAGAGTAAATAAACTTAAAATATTCAACATAAATGGCGAACGAAGacttttcaaagataacaaGGAAGTGTCTACTGCACCATTGCAGGAAGCTGTGTTGAAATTTTTATCCTTTATTTCACAGTCTGTGGACAGAGCCAAGTCCCAAACTAACAAAGACATCGAAACGGTTCTGCTTGGTCACAACTCGTCAATCTTTGACACTCCTGTACTTTTAAGAAATTCTGGTACTCATTTCACTGAGAGATTACAGAAGATGGACATTTGTTTTGCTGATTCTCTTACGTTGTTCAAAACACTCGTCAGAAAAAAACTGCCATGTTTGCAAAATTCCGATGGCACGTTTCCAAAACCCAACCAATCCTCGCTGTACAACTTCTTGTTTGCCACATGA
- the LOC138051475 gene encoding beta-1,3-galactosyltransferase 5-like, whose amino-acid sequence MFYARKRRMLSILLVAITSSIVILVLVSQYLNEKNYNHKLMDTLMDKKNNSYASPLTDSLPTAEGEPILHKTHLISQTRCLHKIFLLNMVISSPYNFEKRSAIRKTWASGSSVDDEWKTVFLVSQGNGDRLQNEQLEAEERLHGDLIRGSQKEHYRNLTLKTQMGLEWASKYCDFQFLVKSDDDVFVHRYNLIAFLKKPDTPKTKLYTGRCPQQGTPRRGGKYGVSWEEYNETRYPPFCAGPAYVLSSDLVPKLVDLFDVKAPLPLEDVYIGTLLDKIGGVKAVTHPWFRLIEFGPCRYHSDIFAYHKVKNEICRIELFNLAMKERLQATQRPRVIMSGKNDTEP is encoded by the coding sequence ATGTTCTATGCAAGAAAAAGGCGAATGCTCTCTATTTTGTTAGTTGCAATAACTTCTTCGATTGTAATACTTGTTTTGGTGAGCCAATACTTGAATGAGAAGAATTATAATCACAAACTGATGGATACTTTGATGGATAAGAAGAACAACTCTTATGCGTCACCGTTGACTGATTCGCTTCCAACCGCCGAAGGAGAGCCAAtactgcacaaaacacacctcaTATCGCAAACGCGATGTCTtcataaaatatttcttttaaacaTGGTTATTTCGAGCCCTTATAACTTTGAAAAAAGATCTGCCATTCGAAAAACGTGGGCCAGTGGCTCATCTGTGGACGATGAATGGAAGACTGTGTTTCTTGTCAGTCAAGGGAATGGAGACCGTTTGCAGAATGAACAGCTAGAAGCCGAGGAAAGACTGCACGGGGATTTAATAAGGGGATCGCAAAAGGAACACTATAGGAATTTGACCCTGAAGACACAAATGGGTCTGGAATGGGCGTCAAAATATTGCGATTTCCAGTTCTTAGTCAAATCCGATGATGACGTTTTTGTTCATCGATATAACCTGATAGCCTTCTTAAAAAAGCCTGATACACCAAAAACCAAGCTTTACACTGGGCGCTGTCCTCAGCAGGGTACTCCTCGACGTGGAGGGAAGTATGGGGTGTCTTGGGAAGAATACAACGAAACGAGATACCCACCATTTTGCGCTGGACCAGCTTACGTCTTATCATCAGACCTCGTCCCAAAGTTAGTGGATCTGTTTGACGTAAAGGCCCCTTTGCCTCTTGAAGATGTCTACATTGGAACCTTGCTTGACAAAATTGGCGGAGTGAAAGCTGTTACGCACCCATGGTTTCGTCTCATAGAATTCGGACCTTGCAGATATCATTCAGATATTTTTGCTTATCATAAAGTTAAGAACGAAATCTGCAGGATTGAGCTGTTTAACTTAGcaatgaaagaaagattgcAGGCTACACAGCGTCCCAGGGTAATAATGTCGGGAAAGAATGACACTGAACCTTAA